From a single Chitinophaga sp. Cy-1792 genomic region:
- a CDS encoding response regulator transcription factor, with the protein MAKVLLIEDEWQLGQIVKDSLEMRGFTMLYAADGKEGLHLFQTEHPDVVVLDIMMPNMDGFTVTAEIRKQDKYTPIIFLTAKSQTADVVRGFELGGNDYLKKPFSMDELIVRIKALLKRFDDQPVRNLEEGAVAIGQYMFNYAKQTLTRNSSTEFLSHREAEILRRLYDNKNEVMERKTVLLDLWGDDNFFNARSMDVFITKLRRYLKDDTRVQIVNIRGVGYKLIF; encoded by the coding sequence ATGGCTAAAGTATTACTGATAGAAGACGAATGGCAGCTGGGGCAGATTGTTAAAGACAGTCTGGAAATGCGCGGATTTACCATGTTGTATGCCGCAGACGGAAAAGAAGGATTACATCTTTTCCAGACGGAGCATCCGGATGTGGTGGTGCTGGATATCATGATGCCGAATATGGACGGTTTTACGGTTACTGCTGAGATTCGTAAGCAGGACAAATACACGCCGATCATCTTCCTGACAGCAAAATCACAGACAGCAGATGTTGTACGCGGGTTTGAACTGGGAGGAAATGATTACCTGAAAAAGCCGTTTTCCATGGACGAGCTGATCGTGCGAATCAAAGCATTGCTCAAGCGCTTCGATGATCAGCCGGTACGTAACCTGGAAGAAGGAGCGGTGGCCATCGGTCAGTATATGTTTAACTATGCCAAACAAACCCTTACCCGTAATAGCTCTACCGAGTTTTTATCGCACCGGGAAGCGGAGATTCTACGCCGCCTGTACGATAACAAAAATGAAGTAATGGAGCGGAAAACAGTTTTGCTGGACTTGTGGGGAGATGATAACTTTTTTAATGCCCGCAGCATGGATGTATTCATCACAAAGTTGCGCCGGTACCTGAAAGATGACACCAGAGTACAGATCGTCAACATCCGCGGTGTTGGGTATAAGCTGATTTTCTAG
- a CDS encoding sensor histidine kinase yields the protein MSILFLITALIALVLLVLLLRTQNSLQAAKARLTAAERRNAFLEAETSLLRKQLANMKLTTLKSQINPHFVFNCLNGIHSAILTGENDRAKEYVSGFARLLRMVLLHAGTNLLSLREEMDMLDYYLRLERLRTSEAFNYSVEIDPDISPAAIRLPGMLIQPFLENAIWHGLMAKEGAKQLCIRWKQLQENTILCEVEDNGIGRDLASLRCNIDLKSGASHQSKGMEICLERIELYRSTFNSRCFIDIEDLLNENKAPVGTRVKIIFEVNPEMEAAIPAA from the coding sequence ATGTCTATTTTATTCCTGATTACTGCGCTCATCGCGCTGGTGTTACTGGTTTTGCTCCTGCGGACACAAAATTCCCTGCAGGCCGCCAAGGCCCGGCTTACTGCCGCCGAACGCCGCAACGCCTTCCTGGAAGCAGAAACCAGCCTGCTTCGCAAGCAGCTGGCAAATATGAAACTGACTACCCTCAAATCACAGATAAATCCACACTTCGTCTTTAATTGCCTCAATGGCATCCATAGCGCCATCCTTACCGGCGAAAACGACCGCGCAAAGGAATATGTTTCCGGCTTCGCCAGACTGCTGCGCATGGTACTGCTTCACGCCGGCACCAATCTGCTCTCCCTCAGGGAAGAAATGGATATGCTGGATTATTATCTCAGGTTGGAAAGACTCAGAACCAGCGAGGCTTTTAATTATTCAGTGGAAATAGATCCCGATATCAGCCCTGCTGCCATCCGCCTGCCGGGAATGCTGATACAGCCCTTTCTCGAAAATGCCATCTGGCATGGATTAATGGCCAAAGAAGGTGCTAAGCAGTTGTGTATCCGCTGGAAACAGTTGCAGGAAAATACAATATTATGTGAGGTGGAAGACAATGGCATCGGCCGCGACCTGGCTTCCCTGCGCTGCAATATCGACTTGAAATCAGGGGCTTCTCACCAGTCGAAAGGCATGGAAATTTGCCTCGAAAGAATAGAACTTTATCGCTCCACCTTCAATTCCAGGTGCTTCATAGACATCGAAGACCTGCTCAATGAAAACAAGGCACCCGTAGGCACAAGGGTGAAAATAATTTTTGAAGTAAACCCCGAAATGGAAGCAGCCATTCCTGCTGCATAA
- the pheS gene encoding phenylalanine--tRNA ligase subunit alpha translates to MEQLVQQIAAYKEEILAYVPETAADLEQYRIKFLGTKGIVKALFGEMKQVPNDRKKEFGQILNEFKQLAESHYEQFSNLKEADGGPQEDTDFTLPAAPHRLGTRHPISLVRNKIIHIFERLGFTIAEGPEIEDDWHNFTALNLPENHPARDMQDTFFINQNPDWLLRTQTSSSQVRVMEEGKLPIRIISPGRVYRNETISARAHCFFHQVEGLYIDENVSFADLKQTLYHFVKEMFGENTGIRFRPSYFPFTEPSAEMDISCFICGGTGCSVCKHTGWVEILGCGMVHPKVLANCGIDPEKYTGFAFGMGVERITMLKYQIKDLRLFSENDTRFLEQFEGTV, encoded by the coding sequence ATGGAACAGTTAGTACAGCAAATAGCAGCCTACAAAGAGGAAATTCTGGCCTACGTGCCCGAAACAGCAGCGGATCTGGAACAATACCGCATCAAATTCCTGGGTACCAAAGGTATCGTGAAAGCCCTTTTTGGGGAAATGAAGCAGGTGCCTAACGACCGTAAGAAAGAATTCGGTCAGATCCTGAACGAATTTAAACAGCTGGCTGAATCACACTATGAGCAGTTTAGCAACCTGAAAGAAGCCGATGGCGGCCCTCAGGAAGATACAGACTTCACATTACCTGCAGCACCACACAGACTGGGTACACGTCACCCTATCAGCCTGGTGCGCAATAAAATCATACATATCTTCGAAAGATTAGGATTTACCATTGCGGAAGGTCCTGAAATCGAAGATGACTGGCATAACTTCACCGCGCTGAACCTGCCGGAAAATCACCCTGCCCGCGATATGCAGGATACTTTCTTCATCAATCAGAACCCGGACTGGCTGTTAAGGACACAAACATCCTCCTCCCAGGTACGTGTAATGGAAGAAGGCAAGCTGCCTATCCGTATCATCAGCCCGGGTCGTGTATACAGAAACGAAACTATTTCTGCACGTGCACATTGCTTCTTCCACCAGGTAGAAGGACTGTACATCGACGAAAACGTATCTTTCGCTGACCTCAAACAAACCCTTTACCATTTCGTGAAGGAAATGTTTGGTGAAAACACTGGTATCCGCTTCCGTCCATCCTACTTCCCATTCACAGAGCCTAGCGCAGAAATGGATATTTCCTGCTTCATCTGTGGAGGTACCGGCTGTTCTGTATGTAAACATACCGGATGGGTAGAGATCCTGGGTTGCGGTATGGTTCATCCGAAAGTACTGGCCAACTGTGGTATCGATCCGGAGAAATATACCGGCTTTGCCTTCGGTATGGGTGTTGAACGTATTACCATGCTCAAATATCAGATCAAAGACCTTCGTCTGTTCTCTGAAAACGATACCCGTTTCCTGGAGCAGTTTGAGGGTACTGTATAA
- a CDS encoding 3-hydroxyacyl-CoA dehydrogenase family protein: protein MTKTIAVCGAGTMGAGIAQVAATGGFTTILFDIAPAMLDRAKAQIEKSLALAVEKNRMTPEKRDEILQRLTFTSTIEDCVADVIIEAIIEKPEAKTTLFNQLAVFNAPDTIFATNTSSLSVSRIAAAIEVNPARVVGMHFFNPAHAMKLVEVISGKQTAPEVAESIYILAEQMGKTPVRVKDSPGFIVNRVARHYYLEAMKIAEQGIADFSAIDQLMEGAGFRMGPFALMDLIGNDINLAVSQSLYDAFNHAPRFKPNHLQEQRVKDGKLGRKTGLGFYRYEK from the coding sequence ATGACTAAAACCATCGCTGTATGTGGCGCCGGTACAATGGGTGCCGGCATAGCACAGGTTGCAGCCACAGGCGGATTTACTACTATCTTATTTGACATCGCACCGGCGATGCTGGACAGGGCCAAAGCTCAGATTGAAAAGAGCCTGGCCCTGGCTGTTGAAAAGAACAGGATGACACCCGAAAAAAGGGATGAAATACTGCAACGTTTGACGTTTACCAGCACTATAGAAGACTGCGTAGCAGATGTAATCATTGAAGCCATCATTGAAAAGCCGGAAGCAAAAACGACGCTTTTCAACCAGCTGGCGGTATTTAATGCACCTGATACCATCTTCGCTACCAACACTTCTTCCCTTTCTGTTTCCCGTATCGCTGCTGCCATTGAAGTGAACCCTGCCCGTGTAGTGGGTATGCATTTCTTTAATCCTGCACATGCGATGAAACTGGTAGAGGTAATTTCAGGTAAGCAAACCGCTCCTGAGGTTGCGGAATCTATCTATATTCTGGCCGAACAAATGGGTAAAACACCGGTACGCGTTAAAGACTCTCCGGGTTTTATCGTGAACAGGGTGGCCCGCCACTATTACCTGGAAGCTATGAAGATTGCCGAACAGGGCATTGCAGACTTCAGCGCGATCGATCAGCTGATGGAAGGTGCAGGCTTCAGAATGGGGCCTTTTGCCCTGATGGACCTGATCGGGAATGATATTAACCTGGCTGTATCACAATCGTTATACGATGCCTTTAATCACGCACCCAGGTTCAAACCGAATCATCTGCAGGAACAGCGGGTGAAAGACGGAAAACTGGGTCGTAAAACCGGGTTGGGTTTCTACCGGTACGAAAAATAA
- a CDS encoding NAD-dependent epimerase/dehydratase family protein, translating to MILVTGGTGLLGGHLIRSLVEAGKPVRALYRSAPAARLRDIQHKIEWVKADILDVCALEDVMEGIEQVYHCAGVVSFVPGNNDLRKVNVEGTANVVNLALDAGVKKLVHVSSVAALGRAKVGETVINESSEWQSSKNNSKYSVSKFDGEMEVWRGIAEGLPAVIVNPSIILGTGQWDEGSSALFKNVYKEFPYYTSGVNGFVDVRDVVKAMMMLMDSPITEERFVLNAENWSYKQLFTTMAEAMGRKPPVKEATPFMTGMVWRVEKIKHLFGGKSPLITKETAHTAQLKVYYANDKILESLPGFSFRPLATTIAETSKAYVEYLSTKQ from the coding sequence ATGATTTTAGTAACCGGTGGTACTGGACTTTTAGGTGGTCATCTGATTCGTTCACTTGTGGAAGCAGGAAAACCTGTGCGGGCTTTGTACCGTTCAGCGCCCGCTGCGCGGTTACGGGATATTCAGCATAAGATAGAATGGGTAAAGGCCGACATCCTGGATGTATGTGCCCTGGAAGATGTCATGGAAGGCATCGAACAGGTGTATCACTGCGCGGGTGTTGTTTCCTTTGTGCCAGGTAATAACGATTTGCGTAAGGTAAATGTGGAAGGCACTGCCAACGTGGTGAACCTCGCATTGGATGCAGGTGTGAAAAAGTTGGTGCATGTGAGTTCTGTGGCAGCGCTGGGAAGAGCCAAAGTAGGGGAAACAGTTATCAACGAATCATCTGAATGGCAGTCCAGCAAGAATAATTCAAAATACAGTGTTAGTAAATTCGACGGGGAAATGGAGGTTTGGAGAGGTATCGCGGAAGGTTTGCCGGCGGTTATCGTAAATCCTTCTATTATCCTCGGTACAGGCCAATGGGATGAAGGTTCCAGTGCGCTTTTCAAGAATGTTTATAAAGAATTCCCATATTATACCAGTGGTGTGAATGGTTTTGTAGATGTCAGGGATGTGGTAAAGGCCATGATGATGTTAATGGACAGTCCGATAACAGAGGAGCGATTTGTCCTGAATGCTGAAAACTGGTCTTACAAGCAACTCTTTACCACCATGGCGGAAGCTATGGGGCGTAAACCGCCGGTAAAGGAAGCTACACCGTTCATGACGGGTATGGTATGGCGAGTAGAAAAGATAAAGCACCTGTTTGGAGGTAAGTCGCCGCTTATTACCAAAGAGACGGCGCATACGGCACAGCTGAAAGTGTATTATGCCAATGATAAGATCCTGGAGTCGCTGCCAGGTTTTTCCTTCCGGCCACTGGCCACCACTATTGCTGAAACCAGCAAGGCGTATGTGGAATATCTCTCAACGAAGCAATAA
- a CDS encoding UDP-3-O-(3-hydroxymyristoyl)glucosamine N-acyltransferase has protein sequence MKFEAPVAVTEIASMIGAELVGNSQLMATGINEIHKVTPGDISFVDFEKYYSASLNSAATIIIINKKVDCPDGKALLVTDDPFSAYVKLVKNFRPFEPATKAISDTALIGEGTIIQPNVFIGNHVRIGRNCLIHPNVTIYDHSVIGDNVIIQAGTIIGADAFYFKKRADREVMYDKLESCGRVIIEDDVEIGAGCTIDKGVSGDTIIGKGTKFDNMIHIGHGTVVGKNCLFAAQVGIGGKALIEDNVILWGQVGVSKDLVIGKNAVVLAQSGVPSSLEGGKVYFGYPAEEARTKKKELAWIKRIPEMWEKIKHLS, from the coding sequence ATGAAGTTCGAAGCACCAGTTGCCGTAACGGAAATCGCATCAATGATAGGCGCAGAGCTGGTTGGCAACAGCCAGTTGATGGCCACCGGCATTAACGAAATACATAAAGTAACACCAGGAGATATCTCCTTCGTAGACTTTGAAAAATACTACTCCGCCAGCCTGAATTCTGCAGCAACCATTATCATCATCAACAAGAAAGTTGATTGCCCGGATGGTAAAGCCTTATTGGTTACCGACGATCCATTCAGCGCTTACGTAAAACTGGTAAAAAACTTCCGCCCATTTGAACCGGCAACAAAGGCAATCAGTGATACCGCACTGATTGGTGAAGGTACCATCATCCAACCTAACGTATTCATTGGCAATCATGTGCGCATTGGTCGTAACTGCCTTATTCACCCTAACGTTACCATCTACGATCATAGCGTTATTGGAGACAACGTGATCATCCAGGCAGGTACCATTATCGGTGCTGACGCTTTTTACTTCAAGAAAAGAGCTGACAGAGAAGTGATGTACGACAAACTGGAAAGTTGTGGCCGCGTCATCATCGAAGATGATGTTGAAATCGGCGCAGGCTGCACCATCGACAAAGGCGTAAGTGGAGATACCATCATCGGTAAAGGCACCAAATTCGATAATATGATCCACATCGGTCATGGTACCGTTGTTGGTAAAAACTGCCTCTTCGCAGCGCAGGTAGGTATCGGTGGTAAAGCCCTTATCGAAGACAACGTTATCCTCTGGGGTCAGGTAGGTGTATCCAAAGACCTGGTGATCGGTAAAAACGCAGTAGTGCTTGCACAGAGCGGCGTCCCCAGTTCACTCGAAGGCGGTAAGGTATACTTCGGCTACCCTGCAGAAGAAGCCCGCACCAAGAAAAAAGAACTGGCATGGATCAAACGTATTCCTGAGATGTGGGAAAAGATTAAACATCTTTCCTAA
- the hemN gene encoding oxygen-independent coproporphyrinogen III oxidase, translated as MSLLQKYNVAAPRYTSYPTVPYWDESSFDLERWKSLLRKSFLESNNTEGISLYLHLPFCEKLCTYCGCNKHITVNHSVEEPYIATLLKEWQLYTTVFGEKPRIREIHLGGGTPTFFSADNLRTLLSGLLATATLLPDAALSFEGHPGNTTKAHLEVLYQLGFRRISLGIQDFDPKVQEIINRIQPFETVATVMQQARETGFDSVNFDLIYGLPLQTHQSIKDTIQKVMELRPDRISFYSYAHVPWMKGNGQRKYDESDLPKDEEKRKLYETGKQHFEAAGYTEIGMDHFALPGDELHAAFHDGTLHRNFMGYTVLHTSLLVGLGASSIGDNWYAYVQNEKHTATYQEKVNRGEFPIVRGHILNEEDLLIRGHIHDLMCHFETRWHKADTQCDAVIAGIDRLQELERDGLVNVMPDRVKVTATGRTFIRNICMAFDARLWRKLPSSQLFSQAI; from the coding sequence ATGAGCCTACTACAGAAATACAATGTGGCAGCGCCACGATATACCAGTTATCCCACCGTACCTTATTGGGATGAATCTTCTTTTGATCTGGAGAGATGGAAAAGTCTGCTGAGAAAATCTTTCCTGGAATCAAACAATACGGAAGGCATCAGCCTGTACCTTCACCTCCCATTCTGCGAAAAGCTCTGCACCTATTGCGGCTGCAATAAGCATATCACCGTCAATCACAGTGTGGAAGAACCATATATCGCCACGCTGCTCAAAGAGTGGCAGCTGTATACCACCGTTTTCGGAGAAAAGCCCCGTATCCGGGAGATACATCTCGGCGGAGGTACTCCTACCTTTTTCAGCGCAGATAACCTCCGTACATTGCTGAGTGGATTACTGGCTACCGCCACCTTACTTCCTGATGCGGCACTCAGCTTTGAAGGTCATCCGGGAAATACCACAAAGGCACACCTGGAGGTATTATATCAGCTCGGGTTCAGAAGGATAAGTTTAGGTATTCAGGACTTCGATCCTAAGGTCCAGGAGATTATCAATCGTATACAACCATTTGAAACAGTGGCAACTGTGATGCAGCAGGCAAGAGAAACCGGCTTCGATTCCGTCAACTTTGACCTGATATACGGCCTCCCGTTACAAACACATCAAAGCATAAAGGATACCATACAAAAAGTAATGGAGCTTCGCCCGGACAGGATCTCTTTTTACAGTTATGCACATGTTCCGTGGATGAAAGGAAATGGCCAGCGTAAGTATGATGAATCAGACCTGCCTAAAGATGAAGAGAAACGCAAACTTTACGAAACCGGCAAGCAGCACTTCGAAGCAGCCGGCTATACCGAAATAGGGATGGACCATTTTGCATTACCTGGAGATGAATTGCACGCTGCATTTCATGATGGCACACTGCATCGTAACTTCATGGGTTATACTGTTTTGCATACTTCATTATTAGTTGGTTTAGGCGCCTCTTCCATTGGTGATAACTGGTATGCCTACGTTCAAAACGAGAAACATACCGCCACCTACCAGGAAAAAGTAAACAGGGGAGAATTTCCGATCGTACGCGGACATATTCTCAACGAAGAAGACCTGCTTATCAGAGGACATATCCACGACCTGATGTGCCATTTTGAAACCCGCTGGCACAAGGCCGATACGCAGTGTGACGCTGTGATTGCGGGGATCGACAGGCTGCAGGAACTGGAGCGCGATGGCCTTGTAAATGTGATGCCTGACCGGGTAAAAGTAACCGCTACAGGAAGAACATTTATCAGGAATATCTGCATGGCTTTTGATGCAAGATTGTGGCGAAAACTTCCTTCTTCCCAACTTTTTAGCCAGGCAATTTAA